Proteins from one Clostridia bacterium genomic window:
- a CDS encoding AMP-binding protein, with protein sequence MKNMIISEKIKDMARRIKELREIENYTPEEMAEKTGISVDEYLMCENGESDLNFAFIYRCADAFQVNVTDIIEGVSPRVKSYTVTRSGHGQQIAKAHDMVYHNLAYAFKNRIAEPLYVVSSYDENNINKDIELTTHKGQECDIVIEGNLMVQIGEHKEILGPGDSIYYNSDTPHGMIAVNGKDCKFYAIVLKSDGVKGEDTNSDIGSMEQIIGTVHRDTKDRIYHKFIDIVEDEQGTPTSITFKNEDKFNFAFDLVDELSRREPEKLAMLHISKDGTERRFTFTDMRKLSSQCANYFASLGIKKGDRVMLILKRHYQFWIAMLGLNKLGAIAIPAVDQLHEHDLTYRFDAAGVTSIVCTKDGEISDFVDEAIKKCPQVVNKMMVGGEKEGWRNFDEEYKRFSTHFTRNEDSPCGNDPMLMYFTSGTSGYPKIATHNYKYPLGHFHTAKYWHNVDPDGLHFTISDTGWAKAMWGKLYGQWLCEAATFVYDFDRFDAAEILPMFAKHHITTFCAPPTMLRMMIKQDISKYDFSSVTHMTTAGEALNPEVYRQFKKATGLQIKEGFGQTESTMIIGNLIGKPHKIGAMGKPAPIYKVELHDADGNQVGTNESGEIVINIKDGAPCGLFTGYYGDEEKTKEVWHDGYYHTGDVAWRDEDGYYWYVGRVDDVIKSSGYRIGPFEIESVIMELPYVLECGVSAVPDEIRGQIVKASIVLVNGTEPTEELKKEIQTYVKEKTAPYKYPRIVEFKESLPKTVSGKIQRNKL encoded by the coding sequence ATATCTTATGTGCGAAAATGGGGAATCAGACCTTAACTTTGCTTTTATCTACCGTTGTGCAGATGCTTTTCAGGTTAATGTAACAGATATTATAGAAGGTGTCAGCCCAAGGGTTAAATCATATACTGTTACACGTTCTGGCCACGGTCAGCAGATTGCAAAGGCACATGATATGGTATATCATAACCTTGCATATGCTTTTAAAAACCGTATTGCAGAGCCTTTATATGTTGTAAGTTCCTATGACGAAAATAATATCAATAAAGATATTGAACTTACCACTCATAAAGGTCAGGAATGTGATATAGTTATTGAAGGAAATCTTATGGTTCAGATTGGCGAACATAAGGAAATCTTAGGCCCTGGCGACAGTATTTATTATAACAGTGATACTCCTCACGGTATGATAGCAGTTAACGGAAAAGACTGTAAATTTTATGCTATCGTTCTTAAGTCAGACGGAGTAAAAGGGGAAGATACAAATTCTGATATAGGAAGTATGGAGCAGATTATAGGAACTGTTCACAGAGATACTAAAGACAGAATTTATCATAAATTTATTGATATAGTAGAAGACGAACAGGGAACACCTACATCAATAACATTTAAAAACGAAGATAAGTTTAACTTTGCGTTTGACTTAGTTGACGAATTATCAAGACGCGAGCCTGAAAAACTTGCTATGCTTCATATCTCAAAAGACGGAACTGAAAGAAGATTTACCTTTACTGATATGAGAAAACTCTCCAGCCAGTGTGCAAACTATTTTGCATCTTTGGGAATTAAAAAAGGCGACAGAGTAATGCTTATTCTAAAGCGTCACTATCAGTTCTGGATAGCAATGCTTGGTCTTAATAAATTGGGAGCAATTGCAATTCCTGCAGTTGACCAACTTCACGAGCATGACCTTACATACAGATTTGATGCTGCAGGTGTAACATCCATTGTTTGTACTAAAGACGGAGAAATTTCAGATTTTGTAGACGAAGCGATTAAAAAATGTCCTCAGGTTGTTAATAAAATGATGGTTGGGGGAGAAAAAGAAGGCTGGAGAAACTTTGACGAAGAGTATAAGAGATTCAGCACCCACTTTACAAGAAATGAAGATTCTCCTTGCGGTAATGACCCGATGCTTATGTATTTCACATCGGGAACTTCAGGTTACCCTAAAATTGCAACCCATAATTATAAATATCCTTTAGGCCATTTTCACACTGCAAAATACTGGCATAATGTTGACCCTGACGGTCTTCACTTTACCATTTCTGACACAGGCTGGGCAAAGGCTATGTGGGGAAAACTATATGGCCAATGGCTGTGCGAAGCGGCAACATTTGTATACGATTTTGACAGATTTGACGCTGCCGAAATATTACCTATGTTTGCAAAACATCATATTACAACATTCTGTGCACCTCCTACAATGCTTCGTATGATGATTAAACAGGATATATCAAAATATGATTTCTCTTCAGTTACTCATATGACTACTGCAGGGGAAGCGCTAAACCCTGAAGTTTACCGTCAATTTAAAAAGGCAACAGGTCTTCAGATTAAGGAAGGCTTCGGGCAGACTGAAAGCACAATGATTATAGGTAACCTTATCGGTAAACCTCATAAAATCGGTGCTATGGGTAAACCTGCTCCTATTTATAAAGTTGAACTTCACGATGCTGATGGAAATCAGGTAGGTACAAACGAGTCGGGCGAAATTGTTATAAATATTAAAGACGGTGCTCCTTGCGGTCTGTTTACAGGATACTATGGGGACGAAGAAAAAACAAAAGAAGTTTGGCATGACGGTTATTATCATACAGGCGACGTTGCATGGCGTGATGAAGACGGATACTACTGGTATGTTGGAAGAGTTGACGATGTTATCAAATCTTCAGGATACCGTATCGGCCCGTTTGAAATAGAAAGCGTTATTATGGAACTTCCGTATGTTTTAGAATGTGGTGTTTCTGCTGTTCCTGATGAAATAAGGGGTCAGATAGTTAAGGCAAGTATTGTTTTAGTTAACGGTACAGAGCCGACTGAAGAACTTAAAAAAGAAATTCAGACATATGTTAAGGAAAAAACTGCTCCTTATAAATACCCAAGAATTGTGGAGTTTAAGGAAAGTCTTCCAAAAACAGTAAGCGGAAAAATTCAGAGAAATAAACTATAA
- a CDS encoding Nif3-like dinuclear metal center hexameric protein: protein MKVSKIMEDLFSLAEKREYSTEGDILKAGDKDREVSKVAVTMFPTVKVIKEAAEWGAELLITHEPLYFIGRGQINEEDKVSLLKRKIVEESGLTIYRFHDHPHYTTPDIIALGEFKALGLEGELETTDVFDLVRLHLKEPVTALELAKIIEEKLNVKHVRICGQRDIKSKVLSGVFGAGGAVAFDELKRDESEIVLVGETCEWCYAEYAREAALLGLNKTLMILGHVGSERDGMVYTAEILKNMHPELEVKYFECDEVYTYTD from the coding sequence ATGAAGGTAAGTAAAATAATGGAAGATTTATTCTCATTGGCAGAAAAAAGAGAATATTCTACCGAGGGAGATATACTAAAGGCAGGGGATAAAGACAGAGAAGTTTCAAAAGTGGCAGTTACAATGTTTCCTACCGTAAAGGTTATAAAAGAAGCAGCCGAGTGGGGAGCAGAGCTTCTTATAACCCATGAGCCTTTATATTTTATAGGCAGAGGCCAGATTAACGAAGAAGATAAAGTTTCTTTACTTAAAAGAAAAATAGTAGAAGAATCAGGGCTTACAATCTACCGTTTTCACGACCATCCTCATTATACTACTCCTGATATTATAGCTTTAGGTGAGTTTAAAGCACTTGGCTTAGAGGGAGAACTTGAAACAACAGATGTGTTTGACCTTGTAAGGCTTCATCTTAAAGAGCCTGTTACAGCGTTAGAACTTGCAAAAATTATAGAAGAAAAATTAAATGTTAAGCATGTCAGAATTTGTGGGCAAAGAGATATTAAATCAAAGGTTTTATCAGGTGTGTTCGGTGCAGGGGGCGCAGTAGCATTTGATGAACTTAAAAGAGACGAAAGCGAAATAGTGCTCGTTGGCGAAACTTGTGAATGGTGCTACGCAGAATATGCAAGAGAAGCGGCACTTTTAGGTCTTAATAAAACACTTATGATTTTAGGACATGTTGGCTCGGAAAGAGATGGTATGGTATATACTGCAGAAATTCTTAAAAATATGCATCCTGAACTTGAAGTTAAATATTTTGAATGTGATGAAGTTTATACATATACTGACTAA
- a CDS encoding putative sulfate exporter family transporter, translating to MKKTGMFILGVAICMVVAILSIILERVIPGELLGSSIIALFMGTIINSFFHPNWIKPALKFTSKRILKAAIVLLGASLSIGTIMTVGKMTFFVMIFTFAMCFGGGFFVRKLFGLNWKLSNLISAGTGICGGSAVAAIAPVIDADDKDIAFALSSTFLFDMVMVALYPVMGKFLGMTDIAYGIWAGTSVNDTASVVASGYAFSEAAGDFATMVKLTRTIAIIPTVLVFAYIGTRIKQKELQTVGEGKKVSIMKIIPWFIGGFLLLAIANSVGLIPLGVSNIMKTLSKFLMVSALAAIGLGTSLADFKKAGLSPMFYGITIDTLVTLTALIVIWCMGLM from the coding sequence ATGAAAAAAACTGGTATGTTTATATTGGGTGTTGCTATCTGTATGGTTGTAGCAATATTATCTATTATTCTTGAAAGGGTAATCCCCGGAGAACTTTTAGGTTCTTCGATTATTGCTCTGTTTATGGGAACAATAATCAATAGTTTTTTCCATCCGAACTGGATAAAACCGGCACTTAAATTTACATCCAAAAGGATACTTAAGGCAGCCATTGTTTTACTTGGTGCATCTTTATCTATTGGTACCATTATGACTGTTGGTAAAATGACCTTTTTTGTAATGATTTTCACATTTGCTATGTGTTTTGGCGGTGGGTTCTTTGTTCGAAAACTTTTTGGGCTTAACTGGAAACTAAGCAATTTAATTTCAGCAGGAACAGGAATTTGCGGTGGCTCGGCTGTAGCGGCTATTGCACCTGTTATAGATGCCGATGATAAAGATATAGCATTTGCTTTATCTTCCACATTTTTATTTGATATGGTAATGGTTGCATTATATCCTGTTATGGGGAAATTTTTAGGTATGACTGACATTGCCTATGGTATCTGGGCAGGAACATCTGTAAATGACACAGCAAGTGTGGTTGCTTCAGGATATGCTTTTTCAGAGGCAGCAGGGGACTTTGCAACAATGGTTAAACTTACCCGTACTATTGCAATCATTCCTACGGTATTGGTGTTTGCATATATTGGCACACGCATTAAACAAAAAGAATTGCAAACAGTGGGCGAAGGCAAAAAAGTAAGTATTATGAAAATTATTCCTTGGTTTATTGGTGGTTTTTTACTATTGGCAATAGCAAACAGTGTTGGACTTATTCCGTTAGGTGTATCTAATATTATGAAAACTCTAAGTAAATTCCTTATGGTATCAGCATTGGCTGCTATCGGTCTTGGCACCAGCCTTGCTGACTTTAAGAAAGCAGGACTTTCGCCAATGTTTTACGGAATAACTATTGATACACTGGTAACATTGACAGCGCTTATAGTTATTTGGTGTATGGGTCTTATGTAA
- the metF gene encoding methylenetetrahydrofolate reductase [NAD(P)H], with product MKLTEILNNDKFSLSFEVFPPKTDSNFDTVKFATEEIAKLKPSFMSVTYGAGGGTSKYTLEIAKNIKETYNVPTLAHLTCVSSTKETVKARINDMKDAGVKNIMALRGDLTPELMDKDRKDWAYKNAIDLVRDIKNISDDFCIGGACYPEIHPESKSSSEDIKYLKEKVDAGCSFLTTQMFFDNNLFYSFMYKIREAGITVPVIPGIMPITNKKQVERAINLSGSFMPQRFKSLVDKFGHSPETMLQAGIIYATDQIIDLFANGIKNVHVYSMNNPFVAEHIQSNLSDILR from the coding sequence ATGAAACTGACAGAAATTTTAAACAATGATAAATTTTCCTTGTCTTTTGAGGTGTTTCCGCCAAAAACGGACTCGAATTTTGATACAGTGAAATTTGCAACCGAAGAAATAGCAAAATTAAAACCGTCTTTTATGAGTGTTACATACGGAGCAGGTGGGGGAACAAGTAAATATACTTTAGAGATTGCAAAGAATATTAAAGAAACTTACAATGTGCCGACTCTTGCACATTTAACCTGCGTATCTTCCACTAAAGAAACTGTTAAGGCGCGTATAAACGATATGAAAGATGCAGGGGTTAAAAATATTATGGCTCTAAGAGGCGATTTAACTCCTGAGTTAATGGATAAAGACAGAAAAGACTGGGCATATAAGAATGCTATTGACCTTGTGCGTGATATTAAAAACATCAGTGATGATTTTTGTATAGGCGGAGCGTGTTATCCTGAAATTCATCCTGAAAGTAAATCAAGCAGTGAAGATATCAAATATTTAAAAGAAAAAGTAGATGCAGGTTGCTCATTTTTAACTACCCAGATGTTTTTTGACAATAATCTTTTTTACAGTTTTATGTATAAAATAAGAGAAGCAGGGATAACCGTGCCTGTTATACCTGGCATTATGCCGATAACAAATAAAAAACAGGTGGAAAGGGCAATAAATTTATCAGGCTCTTTTATGCCTCAAAGATTTAAAAGCCTTGTGGATAAATTCGGGCATTCTCCTGAAACAATGCTTCAGGCAGGTATTATATATGCAACTGACCAGATTATAGATTTATTTGCCAACGGAATTAAAAATGTTCATGTGTATTCTATGAATAATCCTTTTGTGGCAGAACATATACAAAGTAATTTATCTGATATATTGAGGTAA
- a CDS encoding Vitamin B12 dependent methionine synthase activation subunit, translating into MGEHILIKNYDEPPVNKDEILRYMGMGEKTQEIDNLINESLDEIKGKLNYKVCYIKLPVKVDDKVDFGYFTCESKDLSKNLESVKEAVIFGATIGIEIDRLIVKYTKLSPVKALIFQAIGAERIEALCDKFCREIKKNHFIKPRFSPGYGDFSLNYQKEIFKLLSPYKHIGLTLNESLVMTPSKSVTAIIGISDNFCKEKAPCEKCDKIECEFRRKQ; encoded by the coding sequence ATGGGAGAACATATTTTAATCAAAAATTATGACGAACCCCCTGTAAACAAAGATGAAATTTTAAGATATATGGGTATGGGGGAAAAAACCCAAGAAATTGATAATTTAATAAACGAATCTTTAGATGAAATAAAAGGTAAACTTAACTATAAAGTATGCTATATAAAACTACCTGTTAAGGTAGATGACAAAGTAGATTTCGGATATTTTACATGTGAGTCAAAAGATTTGTCAAAAAACTTAGAAAGTGTAAAAGAGGCTGTAATTTTTGGTGCAACTATTGGTATTGAGATTGACAGACTTATTGTTAAATACACTAAACTGTCCCCTGTAAAAGCGCTTATCTTTCAGGCGATAGGAGCAGAAAGAATAGAAGCCTTATGTGATAAGTTTTGTAGAGAGATTAAAAAAAACCATTTTATAAAGCCGAGATTCAGTCCTGGTTACGGAGATTTTAGTTTAAATTATCAAAAGGAAATATTTAAACTTTTATCCCCTTATAAACACATAGGCTTAACTCTTAACGAAAGCCTTGTTATGACACCTTCAAAATCGGTTACAGCGATTATAGGAATATCGGATAACTTTTGTAAAGAGAAAGCACCGTGTGAAAAATGCGATAAAATTGAATGTGAATTCAGGAGAAAACAATGA
- a CDS encoding homocysteine S-methyltransferase family protein, with translation MKLKEYLKNNTIYLDGGMGTLLQKEGLMPGEHPEYWNISCPKIITKIHKDYFDAGSNIVNTNTFGANSLKFSMDELDNIIKNAVLNAKNARSESINNYPKWVALDVGPLGRMLAPYGDLDFCDAVDIFKNTISLGVKYGVDLIFIETMNDLYETKAALLAAKETCDLPVFVSNAYSEDGRLMTGADPLSVISLLEGMGADAIGMNCSFGPKELGKVAEEYLKYASVPVILKPNAGLPKSVNGKTVFNVSPDEFANDVLALLNKGVRCVGGCCGTTPEYIKTLYDFSKDVKLEEIKDKNLTVVSSYSKSVVFSKIPVLIGERINPTGKKRFKEALKENDINYILKEGLSQQEKGVHILDVNVGLPDIDEEKMLTDSVKELQAVTNLPLQIDTSNPSAMEKALRIYNGKAMINSVNGKEESMASVFPLAKKYGGVIVALTLDENGIPEKAEERVDIARRILERAKEYGINKKDIIFDPLALTISSSESAAKETLKAVKIIKEELGCHTSLGVSNVSFGLPEREIINSSFFTMALFNGLSAAIMNPYSFEMLKSYYSYLALTGMDSNCVNYIDFASSFVKEEYKENKREEKEKNNYSPLMNSIIKGLKELSGEHTKELLTKKDALKIVNEEIIPALDIVGVGYENKTLYLPQLLMSAEAAKSAFEVIKEASSKTSKGDKCTFVIATVKGDIHDIGKNIVKLLLENYGFNTIDLGKDVPPEEILEAVTKNNSPLCGLSALMTTTVPAMEETIKLLREKAPWCKVVVGGAVLNEEYAKKIDADKYAKDAMETVRYALNIR, from the coding sequence ATGAAATTAAAAGAATATTTAAAAAATAACACAATATATTTAGACGGAGGTATGGGAACTCTTCTTCAGAAAGAGGGGCTTATGCCGGGGGAACACCCTGAATACTGGAACATATCTTGCCCTAAGATAATCACAAAAATTCATAAAGATTATTTTGATGCCGGAAGCAATATAGTAAACACCAATACTTTCGGTGCAAATTCTCTTAAGTTTTCTATGGATGAACTTGATAATATAATAAAAAATGCAGTCTTAAATGCTAAAAATGCCCGAAGTGAAAGTATAAATAACTATCCTAAATGGGTTGCTTTAGATGTAGGGCCTTTGGGAAGAATGTTAGCCCCATACGGTGATTTGGACTTTTGCGATGCAGTTGATATTTTTAAAAATACTATATCATTAGGCGTTAAATACGGAGTAGACTTAATTTTTATTGAAACTATGAATGATTTATATGAAACAAAGGCAGCACTTCTTGCAGCAAAAGAAACCTGCGACCTTCCTGTGTTTGTTTCAAACGCATACAGTGAAGACGGACGCCTTATGACAGGTGCAGACCCTCTAAGCGTTATTTCACTTTTAGAGGGAATGGGTGCTGACGCTATCGGGATGAATTGTTCGTTTGGTCCAAAAGAACTTGGAAAGGTAGCAGAGGAGTATTTAAAATATGCATCAGTTCCTGTAATTTTAAAGCCTAATGCAGGTCTTCCGAAATCTGTAAACGGCAAAACTGTGTTTAATGTATCGCCTGATGAATTTGCCAATGATGTACTTGCCCTTTTAAATAAAGGGGTAAGATGTGTCGGAGGGTGCTGTGGAACAACACCTGAGTATATAAAAACCCTTTATGACTTTTCAAAGGATGTTAAATTAGAAGAAATAAAAGATAAGAATTTAACAGTTGTTTCATCATATTCAAAGAGTGTTGTATTTTCCAAAATTCCTGTTCTTATAGGGGAGAGAATCAATCCGACAGGCAAGAAAAGATTTAAAGAAGCATTAAAGGAAAATGACATAAATTATATTTTAAAAGAGGGACTTAGCCAACAGGAAAAGGGCGTTCATATCCTTGATGTTAATGTTGGGCTACCTGATATAGACGAAGAAAAAATGCTTACAGACTCTGTAAAAGAACTTCAGGCAGTAACCAATCTTCCTCTTCAGATTGACACTTCAAACCCGTCTGCTATGGAGAAAGCATTAAGAATATATAACGGAAAAGCAATGATAAACTCTGTAAACGGTAAGGAAGAAAGTATGGCATCAGTTTTCCCACTCGCTAAAAAATACGGTGGAGTGATAGTTGCCTTAACTTTAGATGAAAACGGAATTCCCGAAAAAGCAGAAGAAAGAGTTGATATTGCAAGAAGAATTTTAGAAAGAGCAAAAGAATACGGAATAAATAAAAAAGATATTATATTTGACCCTCTTGCTCTTACTATAAGTTCATCTGAAAGTGCAGCGAAAGAAACTCTTAAGGCAGTTAAAATAATAAAAGAAGAACTTGGATGTCATACATCTTTAGGTGTATCCAATGTTTCTTTCGGTCTTCCCGAAAGAGAGATTATAAACAGCAGTTTCTTTACAATGGCATTATTTAACGGACTTTCTGCAGCAATTATGAACCCTTATTCTTTTGAAATGTTAAAGTCATATTATTCGTATTTAGCACTAACCGGAATGGACAGTAATTGTGTTAATTACATAGATTTTGCGTCTTCTTTTGTAAAGGAAGAATATAAAGAAAATAAAAGAGAAGAAAAGGAAAAAAATAATTATTCTCCTCTTATGAATTCTATTATAAAAGGGCTTAAAGAACTATCAGGAGAACATACAAAAGAACTTCTTACTAAGAAAGATGCGTTAAAAATTGTTAATGAAGAAATTATCCCTGCACTTGATATTGTAGGTGTAGGATATGAGAATAAAACATTATATCTTCCTCAACTGCTTATGAGCGCAGAGGCTGCAAAGTCTGCCTTTGAAGTAATAAAAGAGGCTTCGTCAAAAACTTCCAAAGGGGATAAATGCACCTTTGTTATAGCAACTGTTAAAGGGGACATTCACGATATAGGCAAAAACATTGTTAAACTACTTCTTGAAAACTATGGGTTTAATACCATAGATTTAGGAAAGGATGTACCACCCGAAGAAATTTTAGAGGCAGTTACTAAAAACAACTCTCCTTTATGTGGACTGAGCGCTCTTATGACGACAACAGTACCTGCAATGGAAGAAACAATAAAACTATTAAGAGAAAAAGCCCCATGGTGCAAAGTTGTTGTAGGGGGAGCAGTGCTTAATGAAGAATATGCAAAAAAGATTGATGCAGATAAATATGCAAAAGACGCAATGGAAACAGTAAGGTATGCTTTAAATATCAGATAA
- a CDS encoding sodium-dependent transporter → MGNENRGSFTGKLGFVLAAAGSAVGLGNIWRFPYLAAKYGGGIFLFVYICLVLSFGFALMAGEIALGRKTGLSAIGAFKILNKKYAFIGYLAALVPAIILPYYSVIGGWVLKYLSVFVTGHGSSASYDTYFGQFISSATEPVIWFVLFVTVTAVIVMFGVEKGIEKVSKIMMPVLVGLSVVIAGYSVSLPGAFDGVLYYILPDFSKFSVETVLGAMGQMFYSMSLAMGIMITYGSYMKKDVSLEGAVKQIELFDTGIAFLAGLMIIPATYAFSGGDPAALGKGPSLMFVALPKIFDTMWGGHIIGIVFFVLVLLAALTSSISLMETVVSIICDKLKIKRIVSCIIVYVFSLILGLLSCYGYSIFDEVKIIGMQFLDFFDFISNSVIMPIVAFLTCIFIGYIIKPKALIDEIELTGTFKRKKLFEVVIKYVAPVFIVLILLSSVLEAFGIFKI, encoded by the coding sequence ATGGGAAATGAAAACAGAGGTTCATTTACGGGCAAACTTGGCTTTGTTCTTGCTGCGGCAGGTTCGGCAGTTGGCTTAGGTAATATATGGAGATTTCCGTACCTTGCTGCAAAATACGGTGGAGGTATATTCTTATTTGTTTATATATGCTTAGTGCTTAGTTTTGGCTTTGCTCTTATGGCAGGGGAAATTGCACTGGGAAGAAAAACAGGGCTTAGCGCTATTGGTGCATTTAAGATTTTAAATAAGAAATATGCATTTATAGGCTATCTTGCTGCTTTAGTTCCGGCTATAATTCTTCCTTATTACTCTGTAATAGGCGGATGGGTTTTAAAATACTTATCAGTTTTTGTAACAGGGCATGGATCTAGTGCATCTTATGATACATACTTCGGTCAGTTTATTTCAAGTGCTACTGAGCCTGTTATATGGTTTGTATTATTTGTAACTGTTACAGCAGTTATTGTTATGTTCGGCGTTGAAAAAGGTATAGAAAAAGTAAGCAAAATAATGATGCCGGTGCTTGTTGGGTTGTCTGTAGTTATTGCAGGATATTCGGTGTCTTTACCGGGGGCTTTTGACGGAGTGCTTTATTACATACTTCCTGATTTTTCAAAGTTTTCTGTTGAGACAGTTCTTGGAGCAATGGGGCAAATGTTTTATTCAATGTCTCTTGCAATGGGGATAATGATAACATACGGTTCTTATATGAAAAAAGATGTATCATTAGAAGGGGCAGTTAAACAAATAGAACTTTTTGACACGGGTATAGCATTTTTAGCAGGTCTTATGATTATTCCTGCAACTTATGCATTCTCAGGCGGAGACCCTGCGGCATTAGGTAAAGGGCCAAGCCTTATGTTTGTTGCTCTTCCTAAAATCTTTGATACAATGTGGGGTGGGCATATAATAGGAATAGTATTCTTTGTGCTTGTTCTTTTAGCTGCTCTTACTTCATCTATTTCACTTATGGAAACAGTTGTATCAATTATCTGTGATAAACTGAAAATAAAAAGAATTGTATCTTGTATAATAGTTTATGTATTTTCTTTAATATTAGGTTTATTATCATGCTATGGATACAGTATTTTTGATGAAGTTAAAATAATTGGAATGCAGTTCTTAGATTTCTTTGACTTTATATCCAACAGTGTTATAATGCCGATAGTTGCATTCTTAACCTGTATTTTCATAGGCTACATTATTAAGCCAAAAGCACTTATCGATGAAATAGAACTTACAGGAACTTTTAAAAGAAAGAAATTATTTGAAGTAGTTATAAAATATGTTGCTCCTGTGTTTATTGTTTTAATTCTTCTTTCATCAGTGCTTGAAGCATTCGGAATATTTAAAATATAA